The DNA sequence TTATAGGCATAATTTAAACTTACCAATGCAAGCTGATTTTTGGCAGTATTGGCATTGGTCATAAATTCAGGATACATGGTTTTAACCTCGTAACCTTCGCCGGCAATGGCATCCTGCAGGTTTTCTTTGGTGGATTTTACAGTAAATTCAGGTTTAATTTCCGGAACTTTTTGACCCGATTCGCCTAACACAGCTTTGTGATTGGTTGCATGAATTTTTTCGGATTTCGATGCTGCCATAAACAACATAGCTATTTCGTGGTAGCCTTCCTCCTCGGCTTTTTTGCTGTAGGCAGCATATTTGGCACTGGCAGTAGTTTCGCCTTTAAAGGCATCCTGCATGTTCTGAAAGTTAACCGTTTGAGCATCGCCAACTACGGATTGTGACAATAAATTTTTCTGCGTTTCACCTTTTGAATTTGAATTGCTGGTGAACGACTGGAATACAACAACTGATGCAGCTGCTAAGAAAACCATTACGATTGATGACTTTTTCATTTTCTGTTTTTTTTGAAGTTTTTTAATGCTACAAATATGCACCCTTGCACATTTAAACTTCCTTCAGCCATTCTTAAAATCAGCTTAATAAATTCAGGATGGAAATTGCAGTATAAAAGTGCTGCCTTTGCCGGGTTGGCTTTCTGCTCGCAGGTTGATGTGCTGCAAATCTGTCAACTTTTTAACGATGGACAGTCCTAGTCCGTTTCCTTTCACAGCAGAACTTCTCGATTCGTCGGCACGATAAAAACGGTTAAAAATATTGGGGAGATCTTTCGCGGATATTCCAATGCCATCGTCATTAACTGAAAGTGTTTTCGTAGCCTCATTCCAGTTTGCAATAACATTCCCATTTACTTTACCATACTTAATGGCATTGCTTAATAAATTGTCGATT is a window from the Aquipluma nitroreducens genome containing:
- a CDS encoding rubrerythrin family protein, with the translated sequence MKKSSIVMVFLAAASVVVFQSFTSNSNSKGETQKNLLSQSVVGDAQTVNFQNMQDAFKGETTASAKYAAYSKKAEEEGYHEIAMLFMAASKSEKIHATNHKAVLGESGQKVPEIKPEFTVKSTKENLQDAIAGEGYEVKTMYPEFMTNANTAKNQLALVSLNYAYKTEQKHKVFYEKALAALEGKTVKSLPTVYYVCPTCGNTYDTTPPSRCGISMTGSEKFVKVDKLNS